TGATGAGGCACATTCTCCCGACTGCCTTATTATTATCTGTAGTTTACAGATAGGGGACTGAATGAATAGACGGTAAGAGCTTAAATTATTTGTCTCGAGAAACATGATTATCAGTgggtggagggaaggaagagaggctaAGTAACTCTGGGGGTAGGGGGATGAAAGTCCCAGCTTTGTTCCTGGGCAAGGGTGGGGCGCCTGGGCAGGGGAGTAAAGATGGACAGAACATTAAGGTCCTATGCTTGGGTGGCATGGGGGCAGGCAGGGTTTTAAAGCAGAGTTGGATCAGTTCTCGTTGGCTGTAGGTGTATGAAAAGGTGACAGAGCATCTGGAGATGGGAAGGAATCTGGGACCTTGGGTTCCTGATGTCCCATCTCCCAAATGTGGGATTATAGGTCTGTGCCTCTCTGTCCAGCTCTACGTATGCCATCTGGACACCACCTAGGTGTCGTCTGGGCAGCCTGTTCTCCCGATGGCACCTTAATCTTTCTCATTGTCTAGCCTCAGTTCCTTGCTTGGAGAGCCCTGATGGTCAAGGCAAGCCACCCTCTTATCTCTGACCCCTAGCAGCTCATTTGAGGAAGGCACACCATCAGAGAGAGtagagagtagagagagagactactagtaccccacccccacccaccctttcCTTCCCTGGTGCTGGGTTCTGTCCCCTACTGTATCCTCCCTGAAAATGGCTTCTCTGTGCTGGCTCTGGGGGCTTACCCCAAGCATCATGTCGCCTGTCTCATCCCGTCTGATTCATCTCATCTTTGGACAAGAGACCAgctaatgttttgttttccccaaacCCCTCCTTGTTCAACCTAGCCTcattcctcctcctgctgctttgACAAATGTCCCAGCCTCCTGAtcagcctctctctgcctcttctgtgCTCTTCACCCCGGGTTTAGCCTCTTACCTAGTTCCTCTCCACAGTTATTTCAGCTTTCCGGGACCCTGACATCTCCCTGGCTCCAGACACGCACGTCTACACCCCACCCTCACCTGTTTCAGacacctcagtgccctagcactGTTAGCCCTGTGAGCACACTAGAGGACAGGCTAGCCCTGCTCTCTGCCctctctgcccctgcatagaGGAAATACCGAGCAAATAAACAGATGCCTAAGTGTCTGGAGAGGGCGGTGGGCAGCTGGGGTTTGAGTGGCAAGGAGAACCAAGAGGGTGAAGAGTTCCAGACAGAGCATCCAGAAAAGGCAAAGATCCCATGGCCATCACTTGCTACCTAGTGAGGTCAACCTTGACTACTGcgatgagaccctatctcaagaagccaaaataagggctagagagatggctgggggcgggttaagagcactaactgttcttccagaggtcctgagttcaattcccagcatccacatggtggctcacaaccatctggaatgggatccaatgccctcttctggtgtgtctgaagacagtcacagggtactcatatacattaaataaatctttaaaaaaaaaaaaaaagccaaaacaaaggtACAAGCATGCTTGAGGCCAGATGTTTTCTGAGCCAGACTGGGGCCTCTCTGAATTTTCCTCCGTGTTGAGAGAGTCCTCAGAGACTCCAGGAAGAGTCTGCTGTCCAGCCTGAGGCTTGAGGTAGCTTCTGTTCCTGCGGGAAAGACGCCCTGAACAGTGTCCTTGCTTGATGCACTACCAAGTCCCATGCACAGCTttgggagtgggggcggggctaAGTCCCATTCACAGctttggggatggggtgggggtggggcatgtctCTCAGCTTTCTGATGGCCAAGGATGGATCAAGGGTGGTCAAGAGCCCTGGTGCTGGGTCCCAGCCCTGAACTCTCCCTGCtgttgtaggtgctgggagcccTGTTCCTGGCCATTGGCCTCTGGGCCTGGGGTGAGAAGGTAAGAGGGAGGGGCTGcccaggggggagggggagggggaggggtgtcacTCCCTCACACTTGTCTGCTCCCCGGTGCAGGGCGTTCTCTCCAACATCTCGGCGCTGACAGATCTGGGCGGTCTTGACCCCGTGTGGCTGtttgtggtggtggggggagtcATGTCAGTGTTGGGCTTCGCCGGCTGCATTGGGGCCCTCCGGGAAAACACCTTCCTGCTCAAGTTCGTGAGTCTTTCTCTAAGTCTCTCTCTACCCCAGATCCACCAGAGACTCCTAACCTCTTTCCGTTCAGTTTTTGCCTAGTCAGGGTGACCAGACAAGGAACAGGTAAAACCGCGCTGTCTTTTAGCAACAGAACAAGGTGCTAAGGGGCAGGGAGCAAGCTCAGTGGTAGCCTAGCAGGGCCGGTAGGGGGCAGCACTTGAGTAATAGAGGGTGGAGCCTGAAGCCTGTGGCAGAGGTAGTGGGAGCGCTTCCCTGTCCACAGAAGTCACGCCTCTTCAATGCCCATCATCTGTGTGCCCCCAACCCAGTTCTCTGTGTTCCTCGGCCTCATCTTCTTCCTGGAGCTGGCCGCGGGGATCCTGGCCTTCGTCTTCAAGGATTGGATCCGAGACCAACTTAATCTCTTCATCAACAACAATGTCAAAGCCTACCGGGATGATCTCGACCTTCAGAACCTTATCGACTTTGCTCAGGAATACGTGAGTGTGGGCCTCATGCGTGTGACCCCTGATGGACACACGAGAGAGGGAGCAAGTTCTGTGTGTGCACGGACCGTTTCCTAACCCACCCAGGCCAGCGGATGCCAGGGAAGGAACCTTTGAGAGACCCTGACCCAGGAGAAGCCAGCTGCTGCTTATTCCGCAGGCTTCCTTGTGCCTAGTCCTAGAGAGACACAGGCTTGTGAAACTGTGGCCAGAGGAGGAAATGGAGTATACAGTGCAGGTCTCTCTTTCTATTCAGTCTGCGCCCAGAGTATCTGCCAGGGCTATGTTGCTGATGCcccttgactgtgtgtgtgtgtgtgtgtgtgtgtgtgtgtgtgtgtgtacctagtgctcaaagaagccagaagagggcactggatccctggaattggagttacagacagttgtgagctgctgtgtttgtgctgggacttgaacttgggtcttcaggaagagcagccagtgctcttaatgactaatccatctctccagccctagcctaGCTTATTTTCATCCAGCATCATGCACCATCTATAACTGCATGCTCTGTACTTAGAGCCATGGAAACCCTCTCCACCTGCACATTCCAGTCCTTGTAATCCCCCAGGGCCACCCCTTGTCACACCCAGTCACCTTCACCAAGATTTGGCCCTGGGGCTCAGCAGTACCCTGAAGCTGTGCAGGCCAGAGGCAATCCTGTCGCCTGCAGTTCCTTTCTCTATTCAGTATGGAATTGGGACAGGCCTGGCATACACCAGGCCCCGAGCCAGGTGCGGGGAGAttcagtgttttaaaaatgtGCAGCCTGTTCCCTTCGTGAAGGCAGTGTGTTGGGGAGAGGATGCTGAACATATAAActagggctgggggaggggcagcgggATGGGGGCAGGAGGAGAGAACGTACCAGGGAGGGTGGAATTGGAGCCAGcagggtggggcagcctctgaaCTGTGTGACCTTGTCGCCAACGGTGAGGAGGGGTGTAAGGAACAGGACGGCTCTCCAACAGAGACAGCAGGCACTTGGCAGGTGACAGGGCAGGTGCGGGCTCAGCTGTGTCTGAGACCTGCACACACAAGCCACATGGCCAGGCGTCACGCCCCCGGCTGTGCTCATAGGGTCCGAGTCTACGACTAGAGCTGTCCCACACTCACCTGGGAGCCTTTGTAGCCTCACGGCCAGCTTTTCAGCAGCTGGCATAGTTCACTCGGGGCTCTGCCCTGTCCCAGGCTCTTGTGCCACAGACTCGGGCTTGCCATGGCCACATCTGGCAAGACTAGCAAGTGCATTCTGGGAGGCGAACTGGGGCTCCACCAGGATGCCAGCAAGCATTTGTGGAGTGGACTGGGATGGAAAGGGGGGTAGGGAGGGAAATCTGTCTGGGCTTCTTCTCCTGTCCACACAGTGAGTCTGAAATGCCTCGATCCTCGCAGGGCTTGGCCTTGCTCCTGACCCTCAGGGGAGTCCATGAGGAAGCCACAACCTGCAACTCAGTGCCTCACCTCTCGAGGTCTCCTTACCCACTCAGATTCTTAGGAGCTCAGGCCTGTTTACTGGGGGGAGTGGAAGCTGGCtctcccagccagccagccagccagccagccttctCCTTTGGGTGAGACTCTAGGGTTGGGCCTGGTTTCCAGCTGTTCCCTCTGGACTCTTCTCTCCCCCTAGTGGTCTTGCTGTGGTGCCCGAGGGCCCAATGACTGGAACCTCAATATCTACTTCAACTGCACTGACTTGAACCCAAGCCGTGAGCGCTGTGGGGTGCCCTTTTCCTGCTGTGTTAGGGACCCAGCGGTGAGTGGgccctgggaggagggaggatctCTTAGCAGTAGGGAGGTGCATATCAGTGTGCTCCCGTGTCCGTGAGAGAACGAAGAAGTCTGGAGTTTCACTGCAGTTGAGCAGACATGGTAAACCCAAGCTTCCGTTTGCTTTTCTGTGAAGGAGGGGCACTAGAGTTGAGGACCCGGGTGAGCCCGCTGGTATTCCCTTAGCGTATTGCTAATAGCCTGTCTCCCCTCAGGAAGATGTCCTCAATACCCAGTGTGGCTATGACATCCGACTCAAACTGGTGAGAAGGGTGGGGACAGGGTTGAGGGTAGCCTGGAGTACAGGGGGTGACATGGGGACCTCTCCTAAGGTCTTGTGGAAAGGTCTAAGGGCTTCTTCAGGGTGGAACTGGCCCTGGGTAGGTTTGAGGTATTGGGTTGCTCATTCCACTTCTGTGGAGCGCCTGCTGTGGTTGGCACCGCTCTAGACCTTGCTTGATCCAGAGCTAAGGGGTCAGTTCTGCACTCAGGGAATCGGTGGAGAAAAATGTGACATTGTAGGCTCATTAAATGGACAGTCCTGAGATAGCTCAGGTGAGAGAATTTAGAAGGTTGACAGGTAGAGTCTGAGTCAGGGAAAGCCTCTTCAGAGGAGACAGCCAGGCTGTGCAACGGCCCTGTGGCAGAATTCCAAGGAGCTGACATTGTCAGGGAGGGCACTGGAGCAGGGGTGGGCTGATCAAGGTGGAAGAGGGGCGGGGGATCTGAGCTGAGGTGGGCAGGCCGAGCTTGGTCTCGTGTCTCCTCAGGAGCTCGAGCAGCAGGGCTCCATCTACACCAAAGGCTGTGTGGGCCAGTTTGAGAAGTGGCTACAAGACAACCTGATCGTGGTGGCCGGGGTCTTGGTGGGGATCGCCCTCCTCCAGGTACAGCCTTGGCTTGCCCACCCTCCTCCTGCCTGaagctctttcttcttcctcacctGCTCTCTGTCTTGCAGATATTTGGCCTCTGCTTGGCCCAGAACCTCGTGAGTGACATCAAGGCGGTGAAGGCCAACTGGTGAGGCTGCCAGGGGTGATGGCCATGTGCCTGGCCCGTGG
Above is a window of Mus musculus strain C57BL/6J chromosome 13, GRCm38.p6 C57BL/6J DNA encoding:
- the Tspan17 gene encoding tetraspanin-17 isoform X4, with the protein product MPGKHQQFQDPEVGCCGKYFLFGFNIVFWFSVFLGLIFFLELAAGILAFVFKDWIRDQLNLFINNNVKAYRDDLDLQNLIDFAQEYWSCCGARGPNDWNLNIYFNCTDLNPSRERCGVPFSCCVRDPAEDVLNTQCGYDIRLKLELEQQGSIYTKGCVGQFEKWLQDNLIVVAGVLVGIALLQIFGLCLAQNLVSDIKAVKANWSLLSQTSPYSP
- the Tspan17 gene encoding tetraspanin-17 isoform X5, whose amino-acid sequence is MPGKHQQFQDPEVGCCGKYFLFGFNIVFWVLGALFLAIGLWAWGEKGVLSNISALTDLGGLDPVWLFVVVGGVMSVLGFAGCIGALRENTFLLKFFSVFLGLIFFLELAAGILAFVFKDWIRDQLNLFINNNVKAYRDDLDLQNLIDFAQEYWSCCGARGPNDWNLNIYFNCTDLNPSRERCGVPFSCCVRDPAMSSIPSVAMTSDSN
- the Tspan17 gene encoding tetraspanin-17, with amino-acid sequence MPGKHQQFQDPEVGCCGKYFLFGFNIVFWVLGALFLAIGLWAWGEKGVLSNISALTDLGGLDPVWLFVVVGGVMSVLGFAGCIGALRENTFLLKFFSVFLGLIFFLELAAGILAFVFKDWIRDQLNLFINNNVKAYRDDLDLQNLIDFAQEYWSCCGARGPNDWNLNIYFNCTDLNPSRERCGVPFSCCVRDPAEDVLNTQCGYDIRLKLELEQQGSIYTKGCVGQFEKWLQDNLIVVAGVLVGIALLQIFGLCLAQNLVSDIKAVKANW
- the Tspan17 gene encoding tetraspanin-17 isoform X1 — its product is MPGKHQQFQDPEVGCCGKYFLFGFNIVFWVLGALFLAIGLWAWGEKGVLSNISALTDLGGLDPVWLFVVVGGVMSVLGFAGCIGALRENTFLLKFFSVFLGLIFFLELAAGILAFVFKDWIRDQLNLFINNNVKAYRDDLDLQNLIDFAQEYWSCCGARGPNDWNLNIYFNCTDLNPSRERCGVPFSCCVRDPAEDVLNTQCGYDIRLKLELEQQGSIYTKGCVGQFEKWLQDNLIVVAGVLVGIALLQIFGLCLAQNLVSDIKAVKANWSLLSQTSPYSP
- the Tspan17 gene encoding tetraspanin-17 isoform X2 — its product is MPGKHQQFQDPEVGCCGKYFLFGFNIVFWVLGALFLAIGLWAWGEKGVLSNISALTDLGGLDPVWLFVVVGGVMSVLGFAGCIGALRENTFLLKFFSVFLGLIFFLELAAGILAFVFKDWIRDQLNLFINNNVKAYRDDLDLQNLIDFAQEYWSCCGARGPNDWNLNIYFNCTDLNPSRERCGVPFSCCVRDPAEDVLNTQCGYDIRLKLIFGLCLAQNLVSDIKAVKANWSLLSQTSPYSP
- the Tspan17 gene encoding tetraspanin-17 isoform X3, translating into MPGKHQQFQDPEVGCCGKYFLFGFNIVFWVLGALFLAIGLWAWGEKGVLSNISALTDLGGLDPVWLFVVVGGVMSVLGFAGCIGALRENTFLLKFFSVFLGLIFFLELAAGILAFVFKDWIRDQLNLFINNNVKAYRDDLDLQNLIDFAQEYWSCCGARGPNDWNLNIYFNCTDLNPSRERCGVPFSCCVRDPAMSSIPSVAMTSDSNWSSSSRAPSTPKAVWASLRSGYKTT